In a single window of the Salvelinus alpinus chromosome 15, SLU_Salpinus.1, whole genome shotgun sequence genome:
- the LOC139539990 gene encoding carnitine O-palmitoyltransferase 1, liver isoform-like isoform X2, which produces MRIQSSSRWCPVTERKGGSILLPVPEESRFKGIGVTHRAQRQHTHRESSALVQRNSTVRNQIHCLLLFHFSKLEFNRFSRVFDVTGMAEAHQAVGFQFTVTPDGIDLHLSREVLRHIYLSGVTSWRKRAIRFKNGILTGVYPASPSSLLIVVIAIMSTIYARIDPSLGMIDTIKRTMSVSGYMTVQTQTVLSAILFSTGLWLSLILMLRYTLKALLSYHAWIFESHGKISFCTKLWLSLVKMLSGRRPLLYSFQTSLPRLPVPSVDDTITRYLESVRPLLDDEQYNQMEVVANDFKKDQAPKLQKYLILKSWWATNYVSDWWEEYIYLRGRSPIMVNSNFYAMDLLYVTPTHRQAARAGNVVHAMLQYRRKLERGEHAPLRALGVVPMCSSQMERMFNTTRIPGIETDFVQHLSDRKHLVVYHKGRFFKVWLYYGGRHLWPSELETQFQRILDDTTEPQPGELKLAALTAGNRVPWARARLKYFSQGVNKASLEAIETSAFFLSLDDEVHGYDPDKLRSLDLYAKSLLHGKCYDRWFDKSFTLIAYKNGKLGVNAEHSWADAPIIGHMWEYVLATDCFHLGYTEEGHCKGDINKGLPPPAKLQWDIPLECQEVIEESYMVAKDKGEFCLTYEASMTRMFREGRTETVRSCTSESTAFVRAMEDKNTMSAQRLDLFRKAADKHQNMYRLAMTGSGIDRHLFCLYIMSKYLSINSPFLKQVLSEPWRLSTSQTPQQQLNMVDIKKFPRYVGAGGGFGPVADDGYGVSYIIIGENLITFHISSKFSSPETDSYRFGQNIRQAMLDIRALFDQKDKKEKEM; this is translated from the exons ATGAGGATACAGTCTAGCTCTAGATGGTGTCCAGTTACAGAAAGAAAAGGGGGTAGCATTTTGCTCCCAGTACCTGAGGAAAGCCGCTTCAAGGGCATAGGAGTcacacacagagcacagaggcagcacacacacagagagagctcaGCCCTGGTCCAGAGGAATTCCACTGTGAGAAACCAAATTCACTGTCTTCTTCTGTTTCACTTCAGCAAGCTTGAATTTAATCGATTTTCAAG GGTCTTCGACGTCACCGGGATGGCAGAGGCACATCAGGCAGTTGGCTTCCAGTTCACCGTCACCCCAGACGGCATCGACCTCCACCTGAGCCGCGAGGTACTCAGACACATCTACCTGTCGGGAGTGACGTCATGGAGAAAGCGCGCCATAAGATTTAAG aATGGGATATTGACAGGGGTCTACCCTGCCAGCCCATCCAGTTTGCTGATCGTGGTGATAGCCATCATGAGCACCATATATGCTAGGATAGACCCATCACTGGGAATGATAGACACCATCAAGAGGACCATGTCTGTCAG TGGCTACATGACAGTGCAGACCCAGACAGTGCTGAGTGCCATCCTGTTTTCCACAGGGCTGTGGCTCTCTCTCATCCTCATGCTGAGGTACACTctcaaggcccttctctcctacCACGCCTGGATCTTTGAGTCCCACGGCAAAATTAGCTTCTGCACCAAACTCTGGCTG AGTCTGGTGAAGATGTTATCTGGGCGCAGACCTCTCCTCTATAGCTTCCAGACCTCCCTACCCAGACTACCTGTGCCTAGCGTGGATGACACCATAACCAGG TACCTGGAGTCAGTTCGCCCCCTGCTGGATGATGAGCAGTACAACCAGATGGAGGTGGTGGCCAATGACTTCAAGAAGGACCAGGCACCCAAACTCCAGAAATACCTCATCCTCAAATCCTGGTGGGCTACTAACTAT GTGAGTGATTGGTGGGAGGAGTACATCTACCTTAGAGGCAGGAGTCCCATCATGGTCAACAGTAACTTCTACGCCATG GATCTGCTGTACGTgactcccacacacagacaggcagctcGGGCAGGGAATGTTGTTCACGCTATGCTGCAGTACCGCCGCAaactagagagaggagaacatgcACCG TTGAGGGCTCTGGGGGTGGTGCCCATGTGTTCTTCTCAGATGGAGAGGATGTTCAACACCACACGTATCCCTGGTATAGAGACAG ACTTTGTTCAGCACCTGAGTGACCGGAAGCACCTGGTGGTGTACCATAAGGGCCGCTTCTTTAAGGTGTGGCTGTACTACGGGGGACGTCACCTCTGGCCCTCTGAGCTGGAGACTCAGTTCCAGAGGATCCTCGACGACACCACGGAGCCACAGCCTGGGGAACTCAAGCTGGCTGCCCTCACAGCCGGCAACAG AGTTCCGTGGGCGCGGGCTCGTCTGAAGTACTTCAGCCAGGGTGTTAACAAAGCCTCTCTGGAGGCCATCGAGACGTCAGCTTTCTTCCTCAGCCTTGATGACGAGGTGCATGGTTATGACCCTGACAAGCTGAGGTCATTGGACCTGTATGCCAAGTCCCTGCTGCACGGGAAGTGCTATGACAG GTGGTTTGACAAATCTTTCACTCTGATCGCTTATAAGAACGGTAAACTGGGGGTTAATGCAGAACACTCATGGGCAGACGCTCCCATTATAGGACACATGTGGGAG TATGTCCTAGCAACGGACTGCTTCCATCTGGGCTACACAGAGGAGGGGCACTGCAAAGGAGACATCAACAAGGGCCTGCCACCCCCTGCCAAACTACAATGGGACATTCCACTGGAG TGCCAGGAGGTCATTGAGGAGTCCTACATGGTTGCCAAG GATAAGGGGGAGTTCTGTCTGACGTATGAGGCCTCGATGACCCGGATGTTCCGTGAGGGTAGGACAGAGACGGTTCGCTCCTGCACCTCAGAGTCCACAGCCTTTGTCAGAGCCATGGAGGACAAGAACACTATG AGTGCCCAAAGGTTGGACCTCTTCCGGAAGGCCGCAGACAAACACCAGAACATGTACCGTCTGGCCATGACAGGCTCTGGCATCGACAGACACCTCTTCTGTCTCTACATCATGTCTAAGTACCTCAGCATCAACTCACCATTCCTCAAACAG GTGTTGTCAGAACCCTGGAGGTTGTCCACTAGTCAGACTCCTCAACAGCAGCTCAACATGGTTGACATAAAGAAGTTCCCCAGATACGTGGGCGCAGGAGGGGGGTTCGGCCCT GTGGCTGATGACGGCTATGGCGTCTCTTACATCATTATAGGAGAGAACCTCATCACATTCCACATCTCCAGCAAGTTTTCCAGCCCTGAGACG GACTCGTACCGCTTTGGACAGAACATT
- the LOC139539990 gene encoding carnitine O-palmitoyltransferase 1, liver isoform-like isoform X3 — MAEAHQAVGFQFTVTPDGIDLHLSREVLRHIYLSGVTSWRKRAIRFKNGILTGVYPASPSSLLIVVIAIMSTIYARIDPSLGMIDTIKRTMSVSGYMTVQTQTVLSAILFSTGLWLSLILMLRYTLKALLSYHAWIFESHGKISFCTKLWLSLVKMLSGRRPLLYSFQTSLPRLPVPSVDDTITRYLESVRPLLDDEQYNQMEVVANDFKKDQAPKLQKYLILKSWWATNYVSDWWEEYIYLRGRSPIMVNSNFYAMDLLYVTPTHRQAARAGNVVHAMLQYRRKLERGEHAPLRALGVVPMCSSQMERMFNTTRIPGIETDFVQHLSDRKHLVVYHKGRFFKVWLYYGGRHLWPSELETQFQRILDDTTEPQPGELKLAALTAGNRVPWARARLKYFSQGVNKASLEAIETSAFFLSLDDEVHGYDPDKLRSLDLYAKSLLHGKCYDRWFDKSFTLIAYKNGKLGVNAEHSWADAPIIGHMWEYVLATDCFHLGYTEEGHCKGDINKGLPPPAKLQWDIPLECQEVIEESYMVAKVIADDVDFHGCLFDEFGKGLIKKSRTSPDAFIQLALQLAQFRDKGEFCLTYEASMTRMFREGRTETVRSCTSESTAFVRAMEDKNTMSAQRLDLFRKAADKHQNMYRLAMTGSGIDRHLFCLYIMSKYLSINSPFLKQVLSEPWRLSTSQTPQQQLNMVDIKKFPRYVGAGGGFGPVADDGYGVSYIIIGENLITFHISSKFSSPETDSYRFGQNIRQAMLDIRALFDQKDKKEKEM; from the exons ATGGCAGAGGCACATCAGGCAGTTGGCTTCCAGTTCACCGTCACCCCAGACGGCATCGACCTCCACCTGAGCCGCGAGGTACTCAGACACATCTACCTGTCGGGAGTGACGTCATGGAGAAAGCGCGCCATAAGATTTAAG aATGGGATATTGACAGGGGTCTACCCTGCCAGCCCATCCAGTTTGCTGATCGTGGTGATAGCCATCATGAGCACCATATATGCTAGGATAGACCCATCACTGGGAATGATAGACACCATCAAGAGGACCATGTCTGTCAG TGGCTACATGACAGTGCAGACCCAGACAGTGCTGAGTGCCATCCTGTTTTCCACAGGGCTGTGGCTCTCTCTCATCCTCATGCTGAGGTACACTctcaaggcccttctctcctacCACGCCTGGATCTTTGAGTCCCACGGCAAAATTAGCTTCTGCACCAAACTCTGGCTG AGTCTGGTGAAGATGTTATCTGGGCGCAGACCTCTCCTCTATAGCTTCCAGACCTCCCTACCCAGACTACCTGTGCCTAGCGTGGATGACACCATAACCAGG TACCTGGAGTCAGTTCGCCCCCTGCTGGATGATGAGCAGTACAACCAGATGGAGGTGGTGGCCAATGACTTCAAGAAGGACCAGGCACCCAAACTCCAGAAATACCTCATCCTCAAATCCTGGTGGGCTACTAACTAT GTGAGTGATTGGTGGGAGGAGTACATCTACCTTAGAGGCAGGAGTCCCATCATGGTCAACAGTAACTTCTACGCCATG GATCTGCTGTACGTgactcccacacacagacaggcagctcGGGCAGGGAATGTTGTTCACGCTATGCTGCAGTACCGCCGCAaactagagagaggagaacatgcACCG TTGAGGGCTCTGGGGGTGGTGCCCATGTGTTCTTCTCAGATGGAGAGGATGTTCAACACCACACGTATCCCTGGTATAGAGACAG ACTTTGTTCAGCACCTGAGTGACCGGAAGCACCTGGTGGTGTACCATAAGGGCCGCTTCTTTAAGGTGTGGCTGTACTACGGGGGACGTCACCTCTGGCCCTCTGAGCTGGAGACTCAGTTCCAGAGGATCCTCGACGACACCACGGAGCCACAGCCTGGGGAACTCAAGCTGGCTGCCCTCACAGCCGGCAACAG AGTTCCGTGGGCGCGGGCTCGTCTGAAGTACTTCAGCCAGGGTGTTAACAAAGCCTCTCTGGAGGCCATCGAGACGTCAGCTTTCTTCCTCAGCCTTGATGACGAGGTGCATGGTTATGACCCTGACAAGCTGAGGTCATTGGACCTGTATGCCAAGTCCCTGCTGCACGGGAAGTGCTATGACAG GTGGTTTGACAAATCTTTCACTCTGATCGCTTATAAGAACGGTAAACTGGGGGTTAATGCAGAACACTCATGGGCAGACGCTCCCATTATAGGACACATGTGGGAG TATGTCCTAGCAACGGACTGCTTCCATCTGGGCTACACAGAGGAGGGGCACTGCAAAGGAGACATCAACAAGGGCCTGCCACCCCCTGCCAAACTACAATGGGACATTCCACTGGAG TGCCAGGAGGTCATTGAGGAGTCCTACATGGTTGCCAAGGTGATCGCTGATGACGTGGACTTTCATGGCTGTCTGTTTGATGAGTTTGGGAAAGGCCTGATCAAGAAGAGTAGGACCAGTCCTGATGCCTTTATACAGCTAGCACTGCAGCTGGCCCAATTCAGG GATAAGGGGGAGTTCTGTCTGACGTATGAGGCCTCGATGACCCGGATGTTCCGTGAGGGTAGGACAGAGACGGTTCGCTCCTGCACCTCAGAGTCCACAGCCTTTGTCAGAGCCATGGAGGACAAGAACACTATG AGTGCCCAAAGGTTGGACCTCTTCCGGAAGGCCGCAGACAAACACCAGAACATGTACCGTCTGGCCATGACAGGCTCTGGCATCGACAGACACCTCTTCTGTCTCTACATCATGTCTAAGTACCTCAGCATCAACTCACCATTCCTCAAACAG GTGTTGTCAGAACCCTGGAGGTTGTCCACTAGTCAGACTCCTCAACAGCAGCTCAACATGGTTGACATAAAGAAGTTCCCCAGATACGTGGGCGCAGGAGGGGGGTTCGGCCCT GTGGCTGATGACGGCTATGGCGTCTCTTACATCATTATAGGAGAGAACCTCATCACATTCCACATCTCCAGCAAGTTTTCCAGCCCTGAGACG GACTCGTACCGCTTTGGACAGAACATT
- the LOC139539990 gene encoding carnitine O-palmitoyltransferase 1, liver isoform-like isoform X1, with the protein MRIQSSSRWCPVTERKGGSILLPVPEESRFKGIGVTHRAQRQHTHRESSALVQRNSTVRNQIHCLLLFHFSKLEFNRFSRVFDVTGMAEAHQAVGFQFTVTPDGIDLHLSREVLRHIYLSGVTSWRKRAIRFKNGILTGVYPASPSSLLIVVIAIMSTIYARIDPSLGMIDTIKRTMSVSGYMTVQTQTVLSAILFSTGLWLSLILMLRYTLKALLSYHAWIFESHGKISFCTKLWLSLVKMLSGRRPLLYSFQTSLPRLPVPSVDDTITRYLESVRPLLDDEQYNQMEVVANDFKKDQAPKLQKYLILKSWWATNYVSDWWEEYIYLRGRSPIMVNSNFYAMDLLYVTPTHRQAARAGNVVHAMLQYRRKLERGEHAPLRALGVVPMCSSQMERMFNTTRIPGIETDFVQHLSDRKHLVVYHKGRFFKVWLYYGGRHLWPSELETQFQRILDDTTEPQPGELKLAALTAGNRVPWARARLKYFSQGVNKASLEAIETSAFFLSLDDEVHGYDPDKLRSLDLYAKSLLHGKCYDRWFDKSFTLIAYKNGKLGVNAEHSWADAPIIGHMWEYVLATDCFHLGYTEEGHCKGDINKGLPPPAKLQWDIPLECQEVIEESYMVAKVIADDVDFHGCLFDEFGKGLIKKSRTSPDAFIQLALQLAQFRDKGEFCLTYEASMTRMFREGRTETVRSCTSESTAFVRAMEDKNTMSAQRLDLFRKAADKHQNMYRLAMTGSGIDRHLFCLYIMSKYLSINSPFLKQVLSEPWRLSTSQTPQQQLNMVDIKKFPRYVGAGGGFGPVADDGYGVSYIIIGENLITFHISSKFSSPETDSYRFGQNIRQAMLDIRALFDQKDKKEKEM; encoded by the exons ATGAGGATACAGTCTAGCTCTAGATGGTGTCCAGTTACAGAAAGAAAAGGGGGTAGCATTTTGCTCCCAGTACCTGAGGAAAGCCGCTTCAAGGGCATAGGAGTcacacacagagcacagaggcagcacacacacagagagagctcaGCCCTGGTCCAGAGGAATTCCACTGTGAGAAACCAAATTCACTGTCTTCTTCTGTTTCACTTCAGCAAGCTTGAATTTAATCGATTTTCAAG GGTCTTCGACGTCACCGGGATGGCAGAGGCACATCAGGCAGTTGGCTTCCAGTTCACCGTCACCCCAGACGGCATCGACCTCCACCTGAGCCGCGAGGTACTCAGACACATCTACCTGTCGGGAGTGACGTCATGGAGAAAGCGCGCCATAAGATTTAAG aATGGGATATTGACAGGGGTCTACCCTGCCAGCCCATCCAGTTTGCTGATCGTGGTGATAGCCATCATGAGCACCATATATGCTAGGATAGACCCATCACTGGGAATGATAGACACCATCAAGAGGACCATGTCTGTCAG TGGCTACATGACAGTGCAGACCCAGACAGTGCTGAGTGCCATCCTGTTTTCCACAGGGCTGTGGCTCTCTCTCATCCTCATGCTGAGGTACACTctcaaggcccttctctcctacCACGCCTGGATCTTTGAGTCCCACGGCAAAATTAGCTTCTGCACCAAACTCTGGCTG AGTCTGGTGAAGATGTTATCTGGGCGCAGACCTCTCCTCTATAGCTTCCAGACCTCCCTACCCAGACTACCTGTGCCTAGCGTGGATGACACCATAACCAGG TACCTGGAGTCAGTTCGCCCCCTGCTGGATGATGAGCAGTACAACCAGATGGAGGTGGTGGCCAATGACTTCAAGAAGGACCAGGCACCCAAACTCCAGAAATACCTCATCCTCAAATCCTGGTGGGCTACTAACTAT GTGAGTGATTGGTGGGAGGAGTACATCTACCTTAGAGGCAGGAGTCCCATCATGGTCAACAGTAACTTCTACGCCATG GATCTGCTGTACGTgactcccacacacagacaggcagctcGGGCAGGGAATGTTGTTCACGCTATGCTGCAGTACCGCCGCAaactagagagaggagaacatgcACCG TTGAGGGCTCTGGGGGTGGTGCCCATGTGTTCTTCTCAGATGGAGAGGATGTTCAACACCACACGTATCCCTGGTATAGAGACAG ACTTTGTTCAGCACCTGAGTGACCGGAAGCACCTGGTGGTGTACCATAAGGGCCGCTTCTTTAAGGTGTGGCTGTACTACGGGGGACGTCACCTCTGGCCCTCTGAGCTGGAGACTCAGTTCCAGAGGATCCTCGACGACACCACGGAGCCACAGCCTGGGGAACTCAAGCTGGCTGCCCTCACAGCCGGCAACAG AGTTCCGTGGGCGCGGGCTCGTCTGAAGTACTTCAGCCAGGGTGTTAACAAAGCCTCTCTGGAGGCCATCGAGACGTCAGCTTTCTTCCTCAGCCTTGATGACGAGGTGCATGGTTATGACCCTGACAAGCTGAGGTCATTGGACCTGTATGCCAAGTCCCTGCTGCACGGGAAGTGCTATGACAG GTGGTTTGACAAATCTTTCACTCTGATCGCTTATAAGAACGGTAAACTGGGGGTTAATGCAGAACACTCATGGGCAGACGCTCCCATTATAGGACACATGTGGGAG TATGTCCTAGCAACGGACTGCTTCCATCTGGGCTACACAGAGGAGGGGCACTGCAAAGGAGACATCAACAAGGGCCTGCCACCCCCTGCCAAACTACAATGGGACATTCCACTGGAG TGCCAGGAGGTCATTGAGGAGTCCTACATGGTTGCCAAGGTGATCGCTGATGACGTGGACTTTCATGGCTGTCTGTTTGATGAGTTTGGGAAAGGCCTGATCAAGAAGAGTAGGACCAGTCCTGATGCCTTTATACAGCTAGCACTGCAGCTGGCCCAATTCAGG GATAAGGGGGAGTTCTGTCTGACGTATGAGGCCTCGATGACCCGGATGTTCCGTGAGGGTAGGACAGAGACGGTTCGCTCCTGCACCTCAGAGTCCACAGCCTTTGTCAGAGCCATGGAGGACAAGAACACTATG AGTGCCCAAAGGTTGGACCTCTTCCGGAAGGCCGCAGACAAACACCAGAACATGTACCGTCTGGCCATGACAGGCTCTGGCATCGACAGACACCTCTTCTGTCTCTACATCATGTCTAAGTACCTCAGCATCAACTCACCATTCCTCAAACAG GTGTTGTCAGAACCCTGGAGGTTGTCCACTAGTCAGACTCCTCAACAGCAGCTCAACATGGTTGACATAAAGAAGTTCCCCAGATACGTGGGCGCAGGAGGGGGGTTCGGCCCT GTGGCTGATGACGGCTATGGCGTCTCTTACATCATTATAGGAGAGAACCTCATCACATTCCACATCTCCAGCAAGTTTTCCAGCCCTGAGACG GACTCGTACCGCTTTGGACAGAACATT
- the LOC139539321 gene encoding kelch repeat and BTB domain-containing protein 11-like, which translates to MVTVQTSTHAFHVNLGRLTDCSEYFRALSQSSMRETTESLIVLDHIPSSVFHSLLEFCFRNDFCVPQEELGEHIQVGSYLLAEAFVSQCLLALSGVLTSDTCLSYLALARDICCTELETTVFCYLSRHLLELPHLTRCLPAEDRAELARLRWQGDLRLCCVRKENLTSWNDLETEAARHLFTLDGSEVAGDWRPITELPFMADKWCFTTVVLLNYLYLIGGYRQRAKRGWEFKMASFRYNPFTNTWVSTAPLIKHRRHFSAVSCDGSIYAVGGWYLDSLVTPDSSTALYTAVERYHPWDNTWTFVSSLPLTDLQFTMSLSHDLPLATSLGSRLYVLGNIQRTGEKLLLQYDTRQDLWSELLPTLTKANADLPSLYFLGATDRLFVIGGNNSENVVTSFCVESGKWGQVKGAEKVALAGQGTVLGDQVYMPGIEHNAAVRLDLHSLSLTVLPPLPICIRYEALLHLSF; encoded by the exons ATGGTTACAGTCCAGACCAGCACACATGCCTTCCAC GTGAACCTTGGtcgactgactgactgtagtgAGTACTTCAGAGCCCTATCCCAGTCCAGTAtgagagagaccacagagagcCTGATTGTCCTGGACCACATTCCCTCCTCAGTCTTCCATTCCCTCCTAGAATTCTGCTTCCGGAATGACTTCTGCGTTCCCCAGGAGGAGTTGGGAGAACACATCCAA GTGGGCAGCTACCTGCTGGCTGAGGCCTTTGTGTCGCAGTGCCTGTTGGCCCTGTCTGGTGTTCTAACCTCAGACACCTGCCTGTCCTACCTGGCTCTGGCCCGGGATATCTGCTGTACTGAGCTGGAGACAACTGTGTTCTGCTACCTCAGCAGACACTTGCTGGAGCTGCCTCACCTCACCAG GTGTTTGCCGGCTGAAGACAGGGCTGAACTGGCCCGTCTGAGGTGGCAGGGTGATCTCCGGCTCTGCTGCGTGAGGAAGGAGAACCTGACCTCCTGGAATGACCTAGAAACAGAAGCCGCCCGCCACCTCTTCACCCTAGATGGATCAGAGGTCGCTGGTGACTGGCGTCCAATAACAGAGCTCCCCTTCATGGCTGATAAGTGGTGCTTCACCACGGTGGTTCTACTCAACTACCTCTACCTCATCGGTGGCTACAGGCAGCGGGCCAAGAGGGGCTGGGAGTTCAAAATGGCCTCCTTTAGGTACAACCCCTTCACCAACACCTGGGTCTCCACTGCACCTCTCATCAAG CACAGGAGGCATTTCAGTGCAGTGTCATGTGATGGCTCTATCTATGCTGTGGGAGGCTGGTACTTGGACTCTCTGGTGACCCCTGACTCCAGCACAGCCCTCTACACTGCTGTGGAGCGATACCACCCCTGGGACAACACATGGAC gtttgtctcctctctgcctctgacTGACTTACAGTTCACCATGTCCCTGTCCCATGACCTCCCTCTGGCCACCAGCCTGGGCTCCCGTCTTTATGTCCTGGGGAACATCCAGAGGACTGGGGAAAAGCTGCTTCTACAGTATGACACCAGGCAAG ACTTATGGTCTGAGCTGCTCCCTACCCTAACCAAAGCCAATGCTGACCTCCCCAGCCTCTACTTCCTGGGTGCCACAGACCGGCTGTTTGTGATTGGAGGAAACAACTCAGAGAATGTGGTGACATCATTCTGTGTGGAGTCTGGGAAGTGGGGGCAG GTGAAAGGGGCTGAGAAGGTAGCGTTAGCTGGACAGGGGACAGTGCTGGGTGACCAGGTGTACATGCCAGGTATAGAACACAACGCTGCTGTAAGGCTGGATCTCCACTCCCTATCTCTCACTGTCCTACCTCCTCTACCCATCTGCATTCGCTATGAAGCCCTCCTTCACCTTTCCTTCTAA